In Solanum stenotomum isolate F172 chromosome 6, ASM1918654v1, whole genome shotgun sequence, one DNA window encodes the following:
- the LOC125867239 gene encoding glucosamine inositolphosphorylceramide transferase 1-like, with protein MGSSPIVVSGSSGTRNRPNNKSKNDPCVSSSGFVYLLVSFVALGSIAGIYVRFMMTPNVHASISSIGCKEDDEGSWSIGVFYGDSPFSLKPIEDMNIWRDKKVAWPVANPVITCASASVAGFSSNFVADPFLYVKGDVFYLFFETKNSITMQGDIGVARSTDKGASWEQLGIALDEDWHLSYPYVFEYNDNIYMLPEGRAKGQLRLYRAVNFPMKWTLEKIIMKKPLVDSFIIPHDGKYWLFGSDHSGIGAQYNAQLEIWYSRSPLGPWRPHKKNPIYNTDKSMGARNGGRPFLFDGHLYRVGQDDGETYGRRVRLFKIEVLTTDRFEEVEVPTGLKESIKGRNAWNGARSHHLDVQRLSSGEWVGVMDGDRVSSGDASRRFHLGCASVLGVAALVILFGVLLGAVKGLVPLSWCPHNVGKRSDASLDWERSSLFYSRMRLFCSQLNRASSSLRARIKPNSCSGSLVLTLIFLVTVVLMCTGVNYIYGGSGAHEAYPLHGQYSQFTLLTMTYDARIWNLKMYVNHYSRCSSVREIVVVWNKGQPPELSEFDSAVPVRIRVEERNSLNNRFKVDPSIKTRAVLELDDDIMMPCDDVERGFKVWREHPERIVGFYPRLANGSPLKYRAEKHARKHNGYNMILTGAAFMDTKMAFEMYWSKEAAPGREVVDNLFNCEDVLLNYLYANASSSNTVEYVKPAWAIDTSKFTGVAISKNTQIHYGLRSSCLQKFSEMYGSITNRKSEFNRRMDGWDV; from the exons ATGGGTTCTAGTCCAATTGTGGTTTCCGGGTCTTCAGGTACGAGGAACCGACCCAATAACAAGAGCAAGAATGATCCGTGTGTTAGCTCTTCTGGGTTTGTGTATTTACTTGTGTCGTTTGTAGCTTTGGGTTCAATTGCTGGGATTTATGTTCGGTTTATGATGACCCCAAATGTCCATGCGAGTATTTCTTCAATAGGATGTAAAGAGGATGATGAGGGTTCTTGGTCAATTGGTGTTTTCTATGGTGATTCTCCTTTTTCCCTCAAACCCATTGAAGAT ATGAATATATGGAGGGATAAGAAAGTGGCATGGCCAGTAGCCAATCCTGTAATCACCTGTGCTTCAGCCTCTGTGGCTGGGTTTTCCAGTAATTTTGTTGCTGACCCCTTTCTTTATGTTAAG GGAGATGTCTTTTACCTGTTCTTTGAAACAAAGAATTCAATTACAATGCAAGGGGATATTGGAGTTGCGAGAAGTACTGATAAGGGAGCATCATGGGAGCAATTAGGTATTGCTTTGGATGAAGACTGGCATCTGTCCTATCCATATGTCTTTGAATATAATGACAAT ATATATATGCTGCCTGAGGGCAGAGCAAAAGGACAACTTCGTCTTTATCGAGCTGTAAATTTTCCCATGAAATGGACATTGGAAAAGATCATAATGAAAAAGCCTCTTGTTGATTCATTTATCATTCCACATGATGGAAAATACTGGCTATTTGGTTCAGATCACAGCGGTATTGGTGCACAGTATAATGCTCAGTTGGAAATATGGTACAGTAGGTCACCGCTTGGTCCTTGGAGACCACATAAGAAAAATCCGATCTATAACACAGATAAGAGCATGGGAGCCCGAAATGGAGGTAGACCGTTTTTATTTGATGGCCATCTTTATCGTGTTGGCCAAGACGATGGTGAAACATACGGGCGGAGGGTACGCCTCTTCAAAATAGAAGTTTTGACTACTGATAGGTTCGAAGAAGTTGAAGTCCCAACGGGACTTAAAGAGTCCATTAAGGGAAGAAACGCCTGGAATGGTGCTCGCAGCCATCATCTTGATGTGCAACGATTAAGCTCCGGTGAGTGGGTTGGAGTTATGGATGGGGATCGAGTGTCTTCAGGTGATGCAAGTAGACGGTTTCATTTAGGTTGTGCATCAGTCTTAGGTGTTGCAGCCCTGGTTATACTGTTCGGTGTGTTACTTGGAGCTGTTAAAGGTTTAGTTCCCCTTAGTTGGTGCCCGCATAATGTTGGAAAGAGGAGTGATGCTTCATTGGATTGGGAAAGGTCGagcttgttctattctagaatgAGACTATTCTGCAGCCAGTTGAATAGAGCAAGCTCATCACTCCGTGCCAGAATAAAACCAAACTCATGTAGTGGAAGCTTGGTtcttactttaatatttttggtAACGGTGGTCTTAATGTGTACTGGAGTTAATTACATATATGGAGGTAGTGGTGCGCATGAAGCTTACCCGTTGCATGGTCAGTATTCTCAGTTCACTTTATTAACAATGACCTACGATGCTCGGATCTGGAATCTGAAAATGTATGTCAATCATTACTCAAGATGTTCTTCAGTGCGTGAAATTGTTGTAGTGTGGAATAAAGGACAACCTCCAGAATTGAGTGAATTTGATTCTGCAGTGCCAGTAAGGATTAGAGTGGAGGAAAGAAACTCACTAAATAATCGATTCAAGGTTGACCCTTCCATAAAGACAAGAGCTGTTCTTGAGCTTGATGATGACATTATGATGCCTTGTGATGACGTTGAACGAGGATTTAAGGTATGGCGTGAGCATCCTGAGCGAATTGTAGGGTTTTACCCCCGACTAGCAAATGGTAGCCCGTTGAAGTACAGGGCAGAGAAACACGCTCGGAAGCACAATGGATATAACATGATTCTGACTGGAGCAGCCTTCATGGACACTAAAATGGCTTTTGAAATGTACTGGAGCAAAGAGGCAGCACCAGGTAGAGAAGTAGTAGACAATCTTTTCAACTGTGAGGATGTGTTGTTAAACTACCTGTACGCAAATGCAAGCTCTTCAAATACAGTCGAATACGTGAAACCTGCATGGGCAATCGATACTTCAAAGTTCACTGGTGTCGCGATTAGCAAGAATACGCAGATTCACTATGGCCTTCGGAGCAGTTGCCTTCAAAAATTCTCTGAAATGTATGGAAGCATAACCAATCGTAAGTCGGAATTTAACCGTCGGATGGATGGTTGGGATGTATAG
- the LOC125867254 gene encoding uncharacterized protein LOC125867254 isoform X1 — protein MDGEKTVYFRVDEEKAVSFPVEEVKEVCSPMDEKIYFPFPINGGGEEIAVSPRSRDDMTVFEIRGFTSCVYNGRLLPELLWWVFSSFPPYSLSIAFNYFMPIPIHMVVIFCVANLFYITLQAIVLLYPLLNNYWYPYKTQFRSMGPKGKFMIDFIPALTAAALSFNLLNDADDKGLWHFLEFNYGYIFLLFGCTGYFYLISHFMHRAYDISGKDVMLGLAMQVFCFMVKGKLFVRVIALCFCFGISIYRYMTYSAPPALPPRPKMESSY, from the exons aTGGATGGAGAAAAAACAGTTTATTTTCGTGTGGATGAAGAAAAAGCAGTTTCTTTTCCGGTGGAGGAAGTAAAAGAAGTTTGTTCTCCGATGGACGAAAagatatattttccttttccgATAAACGGAGGAGGAGAGGAAATTGCTGTATCTCCGCGGAGCCGAGATGATATGACAGTATTTGAGATACGGGGATTTACTAGTTGCGTATATAATGGTCGATTACTCC cGGAGTTGTTGTGGTGGGTTTTTAGTAGCTTTCCGCCCTATAGTTTGAGTATTGCGTTCAATTATTTCATGCCTATTCCCATTCATATGGTAGTAATCTTCTGTGTGGCCAACCTTTTCTACATTACACTTCAAGCCATTGTCCTGCTCTACCCTTTGTTGAACAATTATTGGTATCCCTACAAAACTCAATTCCGATCAATGGGTCCCAAAGGGAAATTTATGATCGACTTCATTCCCGCTCTAACTGCTGCAGCTTTGAGTTTCAATTTGTTGAATGATGCGGACGATAAGGGGTTATGGCACTTTCTAGAGTTTAATTATGGATATATCTTTCTGCTGTTTGGCTGCACGGGATATTTCTACCTTATTTCTCACTTTATGCATAGAGCGTATGATATTAGTGGAAAAGatgttatgttgggattagcaATGCAGGTCTTTTGCTTtatggtgaaggggaaattgtTTGTTAGAGTCATCGCTTTGTGCTTCTGCTTTGGTATAAGTATCTATAGATACATGACATATTCCGCTCCTCCTGCATTACCTCCTCGTCCCAAGATGGAATCGTCTTACTGA
- the LOC125867254 gene encoding uncharacterized protein LOC125867254 isoform X2 translates to MDEERAISVYSPMKSKIYVRFPINGGGEEIVVSPRSRDDMTVFEIWGCISCVYNGRLLPELLWWVFSSFPPYSLSIAFNYFMPIPIHMVVIFCVANLFYITLQAIVLLYPLLNNYWYPYKTQFRSMGPKGKFMIDFIPALTAAALSFNLLNDADDKGLWHFLEFNYGYIFLLFGCTGYFYLISHFMHRAYDISGKDVMLGLAMQVFCFMVKGKLFVRVIALCFCFGISIYRYMTYSAPPALPPRPKMESSY, encoded by the exons ATGGATGAAGAAAGAGCAATTTCTGTTTATTCTCCGATGAAGAGCAAAATATATGTTCGTTTTCCGATAAACGGAGGAGGAGAAGAAATTGTCGTATCTCCGCGGAGCCGAGATGATATGACAGTATTTGAGATTTGGGGATGTATTAGTTGTGTATATAATGGTCGATTACTTC cGGAGTTGTTGTGGTGGGTTTTTAGTAGCTTTCCGCCCTATAGTTTGAGTATTGCGTTCAATTATTTCATGCCTATTCCCATTCATATGGTAGTAATCTTCTGTGTGGCCAACCTTTTCTACATTACACTTCAAGCCATTGTCCTGCTCTACCCTTTGTTGAACAATTATTGGTATCCCTACAAAACTCAATTCCGATCAATGGGTCCCAAAGGGAAATTTATGATCGACTTCATTCCCGCTCTAACTGCTGCAGCTTTGAGTTTCAATTTGTTGAATGATGCGGACGATAAGGGGTTATGGCACTTTCTAGAGTTTAATTATGGATATATCTTTCTGCTGTTTGGCTGCACGGGATATTTCTACCTTATTTCTCACTTTATGCATAGAGCGTATGATATTAGTGGAAAAGatgttatgttgggattagcaATGCAGGTCTTTTGCTTtatggtgaaggggaaattgtTTGTTAGAGTCATCGCTTTGTGCTTCTGCTTTGGTATAAGTATCTATAGATACATGACATATTCCGCTCCTCCTGCATTACCTCCTCGTCCCAAGATGGAATCGTCTTACTGA
- the LOC125867253 gene encoding uncharacterized protein LOC125867253 isoform X2, with translation MAKLFINISPASLFVCFTMGEEKTVYFPVDEENTVSLPVDEVKDVSPMNKKIYFHFPINGGGEEVVVSPRSRDDMTVFEIRGCISCVYNGRLLPELLWWVFTCFPLNCLSVAFDYFVAIPLHLNRVICNLGFFFYILFQSVVLLYPLLNNYWYPYRTPFRSMGPKGKFMIDFIPTLTAAALSLNLLNDADDKGLWHFLEINYGYLFLLLGCTGYFYVVAHFIRRAYDINGKDVILGLAMQAFCFMVNGRLLVRAIALSFCFGISIYRYITYAAPPALPPRPKMESSDMLPY, from the exons ATGGCAAAgttgtttataaatatttcaCCGGCgagtttgtttgtttgttttacgATGGGTGAAGAAAAAACAGTTTATTTTCCGGTGGATGAAGAAAACACAGTTTCTCTTCCGGTGGACGAAGTAAAAGATGTTTCTCCgatgaacaaaaaaatatattttcattttccgATAAACGGAGGAGGAGAGGAAGTTGTTGTATCTCCGCGGAGCCGAGATGATATGACAGTATTTGAGATTCGGGGATGTATTAGTTGTGTATATAATGGTCGATTACTCC cGGAGTTGTTGTGGTGGGTTTTTACTTGCTTTCCACTAAACTGTTTGAGCGTTGCCTTCGATTATTTCGTGGCTATTCCCTTACATCTTAATAGAGTAATCTGCAATTTGGGCTTCTTTTTCTACATTTTATTTCAATCCGTTGTCCTACTCT ACCCTTTGTTGAACAATTATTGGTATCCCTATAGAACTCCCTTCCGATCAATGGGCCCCAAAGGGAAATTTATGATCGACTTCATTCCCACCCTAACTGCTGCAGCTTTGagtttgaatttgttgaatgaTGCGGACGATAAGGGATTATGGCACTTTCTAGAGATCAATTATGGGTATCTCTTTCTATTGCTTGGCTGCACGGGATACTTCTATGTTGTTGCTCACTTTATTCGTAGAGCGTATGATATTAATGGAAAAGACGTTATCTTGGGGTTAGCAATGCAGGCCTTTTGCTTTATGGTGAACGGGCGATTGTTGGTTAGAGCCATCGCTTTGAGCTTCTGCTTTGGTATTAGTATCTATAGATACATAACATATGCTGCTCCTCCTGCATTACCTCCTCGTCCCAAAATGGAGTCGTCGGATATGCTGCCTTACTGA
- the LOC125867253 gene encoding uncharacterized protein LOC125867253 isoform X1, with amino-acid sequence MAKLFINISPASLFVCFTMGEEKTVYFPVDEENTVSLPVDEVKDVSPMNKKIYFHFPINGGGEEVVVSPRSRDDMTVFEIRGCISCVYNGRLLPELLWWVFSSFPPYSLSIAFNYFMPIPIHMVVIFCVANLFYITLQAIVLLYPLLNNYWYPYKTQFRSIGPKGKFMIDFIPALIAAALSFNLLNDADDKGLWHFLEFNYGYIFLLFGCTGYFYLISHFMRRAYDINGKDVMLGLAMQVFCFMVMKGILFVRVIALCFCLGISIYRYMTYSAPPVLPPCPKMESSDMLPY; translated from the exons ATGGCAAAgttgtttataaatatttcaCCGGCgagtttgtttgtttgttttacgATGGGTGAAGAAAAAACAGTTTATTTTCCGGTGGATGAAGAAAACACAGTTTCTCTTCCGGTGGACGAAGTAAAAGATGTTTCTCCgatgaacaaaaaaatatattttcattttccgATAAACGGAGGAGGAGAGGAAGTTGTTGTATCTCCGCGGAGCCGAGATGATATGACAGTATTTGAGATTCGGGGATGTATTAGTTGTGTATATAATGGTCGATTACTCC cGGAGTTGTTGTGGTGGGTTTTTAGTAGCTTTCCGCCCTATAGTTTGAGTATTGCGTTCAATTATTTCATGCCTATTCCCATTCATATGGTAGTAATCTTCTGTGTGGCCAACCTTTTCTACATTACACTTCAAGCCATTGTCCTGCTCTACCCTTTGTTGAACAATTATTGGTATCCCTACAAAACTCAATTCCGATCAATAGGTCCCAAAGGGAAATTTATGATCGACTTCATTCCCGCTCTAATTGCTGCAGCTTTGAGTTTCAATTTGTTGAATGATGCGGACGATAAGGGGCTATGGCACTTTCTAGAGTTTAATTATGGATATATCTTTCTGCTGTTTGGCTGCACGGGATATTTCTACCTTATTTCTCACTTTATGCGTAGAGCGTATGATATTAATGGAAAGGacgttatgttgggattagcaATGCAAGTCTTTTGCTTTATGGTGATGAAGGGGATATTGTTTGTTAGAGTCATCGCTTTGTGCTTCTGCTTAGGTATAAGTATCTATAGATACATGACATATTCCGCTCCTCCTGTATTACCTCCCTGTCCCAAGATGGAGTCATCTGATATGCTGCCTTACTGA
- the LOC125867253 gene encoding uncharacterized protein LOC125867253 isoform X3 — MDEEKAISFCSPMKSKIYVRFPINGGGEEIVVSPRSRDDMTVFEIWGCISCVYNGRLLPELLWWVFTCFPLNCLSVAFDYFVAIPLHLNRVICNLGFFFYILFQSVVLLYPLLNNYWYPYRTPFRSMGPKGKFMIDFIPTLTAAALSLNLLNDADDKGLWHFLEINYGYLFLLLGCTGYFYVVAHFIRRAYDINGKDVILGLAMQAFCFMVNGRLLVRAIALSFCFGISIYRYITYAAPPALPPRPKMESSDMLPY, encoded by the exons ATGGATGAAGAAAAAGCAATTTCTTTTTGTTCTCCAATGAAGAGCAAAATATATGTTCGTTTTCCGATAAACGGAGGAGGAGAAGAAATTGTCGTATCTCCGCGGAGCCGAGATGATATGACAGTATTTGAGATTTGGGGATGTATTAGTTGTGTATATAATGGTCGATTACTCC cGGAGTTGTTGTGGTGGGTTTTTACTTGCTTTCCACTAAACTGTTTGAGCGTTGCCTTCGATTATTTCGTGGCTATTCCCTTACATCTTAATAGAGTAATCTGCAATTTGGGCTTCTTTTTCTACATTTTATTTCAATCCGTTGTCCTACTCT ACCCTTTGTTGAACAATTATTGGTATCCCTATAGAACTCCCTTCCGATCAATGGGCCCCAAAGGGAAATTTATGATCGACTTCATTCCCACCCTAACTGCTGCAGCTTTGagtttgaatttgttgaatgaTGCGGACGATAAGGGATTATGGCACTTTCTAGAGATCAATTATGGGTATCTCTTTCTATTGCTTGGCTGCACGGGATACTTCTATGTTGTTGCTCACTTTATTCGTAGAGCGTATGATATTAATGGAAAAGACGTTATCTTGGGGTTAGCAATGCAGGCCTTTTGCTTTATGGTGAACGGGCGATTGTTGGTTAGAGCCATCGCTTTGAGCTTCTGCTTTGGTATTAGTATCTATAGATACATAACATATGCTGCTCCTCCTGCATTACCTCCTCGTCCCAAAATGGAGTCGTCGGATATGCTGCCTTACTGA
- the LOC125867254 gene encoding uncharacterized protein LOC125867254 isoform X3 — MDGEKTVYFRVDEEKAVSFPVEEVKEVCSPMDEKIYFPFPINGGGEEIAVSPRSRDDMTVFEIRGFTSCVYNGRLLRCTGYFYIISHFMRRAYDISGKDVMLGLAMQTFCFMANGILFVRAIALSFCFGISIYRYVTYSTPPALPRPKMELLPY, encoded by the exons aTGGATGGAGAAAAAACAGTTTATTTTCGTGTGGATGAAGAAAAAGCAGTTTCTTTTCCGGTGGAGGAAGTAAAAGAAGTTTGTTCTCCGATGGACGAAAagatatattttccttttccgATAAACGGAGGAGGAGAGGAAATTGCTGTATCTCCGCGGAGCCGAGATGATATGACAGTATTTGAGATACGGGGATTTACTAGTTGCGTATATAATGGTCGATTACTCC GCTGCACAGGATATTTCTACATTATTTCTCACTTCATGCGTAGAGCGTATGATATTAGTGGAAAAGACGTCATGTTGGGATTGGCAATGCAAACCTTTTGCTTTATGGCGAATGGGATATTGTTTGTTAGAGCCATTGCTTTGAGCTTCTGCTTTGGTATATCTATCTACAGATACGTGACATATTCCACTCCTCCTGCATTACCTCGTCCCAAGATGGAGTTATTGCCTTACTGA
- the LOC125867242 gene encoding glucomannan 4-beta-mannosyltransferase 9-like — translation MDLSIYFDHGITSQIGLFWQQVRAPLLVPFLKIMVILCLAMSLMLFVEKVYMGIVIVFIKILRQKPEKKYKWEPIKDDLELANSSYPMVLIQIPMYNEREVYQLSIGAACNLSWPADRILIQVLDDSTDPIIKGMVEQECKRWASKGVNIKYEIRDNRKGYKAGALKEGMKHNYVKMCDFVAIFDADFQPEFDFLLRTVPFLVHNPEIGLVQARWKFVNSDECLLTRMQEMSLDYHFKVEQEFGSSNHAFFGFNGTAGVWRISALNEAGGWKDRTTVEDMDLAVRAGLKGWKFVYVGDLKVKNELPSTFKAYRYQQHRWSCGPANLFKKMVGEIASNKKVSIWKKFYLIYNFFFVRKIIAHIVTFIFYCVIMPTTVLIPEVQVPIWGAVYIPSTITLLNAVGTPRSFYLLIFWILFENVMSLHRTRATFIGLFEVGRVNEWVVTEKLGDAIKVKMSMKASKKSRFRIGEWYNKVHFTEVFVGLYLMLCGWYDYSFGKNRFYIYLFFQGIAFLVAGFGYIGVFVPNS, via the exons ATGGACTTGAGTATTTATTTTGATCATGGAATTACTAGCCAAATTGGATTGTTTTGGCAACAAGTTAGAGCACCATTACTTGTGCCATTTCTTAAAATTATGGTTATTTTATGTTTGGCAATGTCTTTGATGTTATTTGTTGAGAAAGTTTATATGGGAATTGTCATAGTATTTATCAAGATTTTAAGGCAAAAACCagaaaagaagtacaaatgGGAGCCAATAAAAGATGATTTGGAGCTAGCAAATTCTTCTTATCCTATGGTATTAATTCAAATACCAATGTATAATGAAAGAGAG GTATATCAATTGTCTATTGGAGCTGCTTGTAATCTTTCATGGCCAGCTGATAGAATTTTAATTCAAGTTCTTGATGATTCAACTGATCCTATCATTAAG GGAATGGTGGAACAAGAGTGCAAGAGATGGGCAAGTAAAGGAGTGAACATCAAATATGAAATAAGAGACAATAGAAAAGGGTACAAAGCTGGGGCATTGAAGGAAGGAATGAAGCATAATTATGTGAAAATGTGTGATTTTGTAGCCATATTTGATGCTGATTTTCAACCTGAATTTGATTTCTTGTTGAGAACTGTCCCTTTTCTTGTACACAACCCCGAAATCGGACTCGTTCAAGCTCGTTGGAAATTTG TGAATTCTGATGAATGCTTGTTAACAAGAATGCAAGAAATGTCACTTGATTACCATTTCAAAGTGGAGCAAGAATTTGGATCATCAAATCATGCATTTTTTGGCTTCAATG GAACTGCTGGAGTGTGGAGAATTTCAGCTCTCAATGAAGCTGGAGGATGGAAAGATAGAACAACAGTGGAAGACATGGATCTCGCAGTTCGAGCCGGTCTCAAAGGCTGGAAATTTGTCTACGTTGGTGACCTAAAG gTGAAAAATGAATTGCCAAGTACTTTCAAGGCCTATCGATATCAACAgcatagatggtcttgtggacCTGCTAATCTTTTCAAGAAAATGGTTGGGGAAATTGCTTCAAATAAG AAAGTCTCAATATGGAAGAAGTTTTATTTGATCTACAACTTCTTCTTTGTGAGAAAAATCATTGCACATATtgttacatttatattttattgtgtTATTATGCCTACCACTGTTTTGATCCCTGAAGTTCAAGTTCCTATATGGGGTGCTGTGTATATTCCTTCAACAATTACCCTCCTCAATGCTGTAGGGACTCCaag ATCATtctatttattgattttttggaTCTTGTTTGAGAATGTAATGTCCCTTCATCGAACGAGGGCAACGTTCATCGGACTATTTGAGGTAGGGAGGGTCAATGAATGGGTCGTGACAGAGAAATTGGGAGATGCAATCAAGGTAAAAATGAGCATGAAAGCATCCAAGAAGTCTCGTTTTCGTATTGGAGAGTGGTACAACAAGGTACATTTCACGGAGGTTTTCGTAGGGTTGTACCTTATGCTTTGTGGATGGTACGACTACTCGTTCGGAAAGAATAGATTCTACATATACTTATTCTTTCAAGGCATTGCCTTTCTTGTAGCTGGATTTGGCTACATTGGAGTGTTTGTTCCAAATTCTTGA